The following are encoded in a window of Megachile rotundata isolate GNS110a chromosome 2, iyMegRotu1, whole genome shotgun sequence genomic DNA:
- the GlcAT-I gene encoding glucuronyltransferase I isoform X2, whose protein sequence is MTESVFLTDESGTKVNMWGGFRCNKSFLILFLVHVIAFQCFVYYKEHHKWQELRDKVESMIIEQRDTYGLTYNIIKRLEGHGVLSGNKQEPFDRPTIYAITPTFARPVQKAELTRLSQTFLHIPNFHWILVEDAERKTKLVTRFLENSGLIYTHLAAPTPPNYKLGRNDPNWKKPRGVEQRNAALRWLRENLKSTDKGIVYFADDDNTYSIKLFHEMEKIQKVGVWPVGLVGGLMVEKPMCDNITNKVIGFNAAWKPDRPFPLDMAGFAINLRLLLENKDALFSYDVEGGYQESEILKHIVTRNELEPLADCCTKVYVWHTRTEPPQLNVEQLLIKKGKRSNVGIEV, encoded by the exons ATGACAGAAAGTGTGTTCCTTACTGACGAATCCGGTACTAAAGTTAATATGTGGGGTGGTTTTCGTTGTAACAAGAGCTTCCTAATATTGTTCCTGGTTCATGTGATCGCGTTTCAATGTTTCGTAT ATTATAAGGAGCATCACAAATGGCAAGAGCTGAGAGACAAAGTGGAGTCGATGATCATCGAGCAACGAGACACATACGGGCTAACGTACAATATAATCAAGAGGCTGGAAGGGCACGGGGTGTTGAGTGGGAACAAACAGGAACCATTCGATAGGCCTACAATTTACGCCATCACTCCAACGTTCGCACGCCCCGTGCAAAAAGCCGAATTAACCCGATTGTCACAAACGTTCCTACACATACCGAATTTCCATTGGATCCTGGTGGAAGATGCGGAAAGGAAAACGAAGCTAGTTACCAGGTTCTTAGAGAATAGCGGTCTAATCTATACCCATCTGGCAGCTCCGACACCGCCTAATTATAAGCTGGGTCGAAACGATCCGAATTGGAAGAAGCCGCGCGGCGTTGAACAAAGAAATGCGGCGTTACGCTGGCTTCGGGAGAATCTGAAATCAACCGACAAAGGGATCGTATATTTCGCTGACGATGACAATACGTATTCCATCAAACTGTTCCACGAG ATGGAGAAGATACAGAAGGTCGGCGTGTGGCCGGTGGGTCTGGTAGGTGGTCTGATGGTGGAGAAACCGATGTGCGATAACATTACCAATAAGGTAATCGGTTTCAACGCTGCCTGGAAGCCTGATCGCCCGTTTCCGTTGGACATGGCGGGCTTTGCCATTAATCTGCGGCTTCTCTTGGAGAACAAGGATGCCCTCTTCTCGTACGACGTGGAAGGCGGTTACCAGGAAAGCGAAATACTTAAACACATTGTTACCAGGAATGAGCTGGAACCGTTGGCAGATTGTTGCACGAag GTATACGTGTGGCACACGAGAACCGAACCGCCTCAATTAAACGTGGAGCAATTATTGATAAAAAAGGGGAAACGATCGAACGTAGGCATCGAAGTGTGA
- the GlcAT-I gene encoding glucuronyltransferase I isoform X1, with protein MTESVFLTDESGTKVNMWGGFRCNKSFLILFLVHVIAFQCFVCKCFSNNTYFVSLPRLLDYKEHHKWQELRDKVESMIIEQRDTYGLTYNIIKRLEGHGVLSGNKQEPFDRPTIYAITPTFARPVQKAELTRLSQTFLHIPNFHWILVEDAERKTKLVTRFLENSGLIYTHLAAPTPPNYKLGRNDPNWKKPRGVEQRNAALRWLRENLKSTDKGIVYFADDDNTYSIKLFHEMEKIQKVGVWPVGLVGGLMVEKPMCDNITNKVIGFNAAWKPDRPFPLDMAGFAINLRLLLENKDALFSYDVEGGYQESEILKHIVTRNELEPLADCCTKVYVWHTRTEPPQLNVEQLLIKKGKRSNVGIEV; from the exons ATGACAGAAAGTGTGTTCCTTACTGACGAATCCGGTACTAAAGTTAATATGTGGGGTGGTTTTCGTTGTAACAAGAGCTTCCTAATATTGTTCCTGGTTCATGTGATCGCGTTTCAATGTTTCGTATGTAAGTGTTTCTCTAACAACACGTACTTCGTGTCTTTACCTCGTCTATTAG ATTATAAGGAGCATCACAAATGGCAAGAGCTGAGAGACAAAGTGGAGTCGATGATCATCGAGCAACGAGACACATACGGGCTAACGTACAATATAATCAAGAGGCTGGAAGGGCACGGGGTGTTGAGTGGGAACAAACAGGAACCATTCGATAGGCCTACAATTTACGCCATCACTCCAACGTTCGCACGCCCCGTGCAAAAAGCCGAATTAACCCGATTGTCACAAACGTTCCTACACATACCGAATTTCCATTGGATCCTGGTGGAAGATGCGGAAAGGAAAACGAAGCTAGTTACCAGGTTCTTAGAGAATAGCGGTCTAATCTATACCCATCTGGCAGCTCCGACACCGCCTAATTATAAGCTGGGTCGAAACGATCCGAATTGGAAGAAGCCGCGCGGCGTTGAACAAAGAAATGCGGCGTTACGCTGGCTTCGGGAGAATCTGAAATCAACCGACAAAGGGATCGTATATTTCGCTGACGATGACAATACGTATTCCATCAAACTGTTCCACGAG ATGGAGAAGATACAGAAGGTCGGCGTGTGGCCGGTGGGTCTGGTAGGTGGTCTGATGGTGGAGAAACCGATGTGCGATAACATTACCAATAAGGTAATCGGTTTCAACGCTGCCTGGAAGCCTGATCGCCCGTTTCCGTTGGACATGGCGGGCTTTGCCATTAATCTGCGGCTTCTCTTGGAGAACAAGGATGCCCTCTTCTCGTACGACGTGGAAGGCGGTTACCAGGAAAGCGAAATACTTAAACACATTGTTACCAGGAATGAGCTGGAACCGTTGGCAGATTGTTGCACGAag GTATACGTGTGGCACACGAGAACCGAACCGCCTCAATTAAACGTGGAGCAATTATTGATAAAAAAGGGGAAACGATCGAACGTAGGCATCGAAGTGTGA
- the GlcAT-I gene encoding glucuronyltransferase I isoform X4 has translation MYYKEHHKWQELRDKVESMIIEQRDTYGLTYNIIKRLEGHGVLSGNKQEPFDRPTIYAITPTFARPVQKAELTRLSQTFLHIPNFHWILVEDAERKTKLVTRFLENSGLIYTHLAAPTPPNYKLGRNDPNWKKPRGVEQRNAALRWLRENLKSTDKGIVYFADDDNTYSIKLFHEMEKIQKVGVWPVGLVGGLMVEKPMCDNITNKVIGFNAAWKPDRPFPLDMAGFAINLRLLLENKDALFSYDVEGGYQESEILKHIVTRNELEPLADCCTKVYVWHTRTEPPQLNVEQLLIKKGKRSNVGIEV, from the exons ATGT ATTATAAGGAGCATCACAAATGGCAAGAGCTGAGAGACAAAGTGGAGTCGATGATCATCGAGCAACGAGACACATACGGGCTAACGTACAATATAATCAAGAGGCTGGAAGGGCACGGGGTGTTGAGTGGGAACAAACAGGAACCATTCGATAGGCCTACAATTTACGCCATCACTCCAACGTTCGCACGCCCCGTGCAAAAAGCCGAATTAACCCGATTGTCACAAACGTTCCTACACATACCGAATTTCCATTGGATCCTGGTGGAAGATGCGGAAAGGAAAACGAAGCTAGTTACCAGGTTCTTAGAGAATAGCGGTCTAATCTATACCCATCTGGCAGCTCCGACACCGCCTAATTATAAGCTGGGTCGAAACGATCCGAATTGGAAGAAGCCGCGCGGCGTTGAACAAAGAAATGCGGCGTTACGCTGGCTTCGGGAGAATCTGAAATCAACCGACAAAGGGATCGTATATTTCGCTGACGATGACAATACGTATTCCATCAAACTGTTCCACGAG ATGGAGAAGATACAGAAGGTCGGCGTGTGGCCGGTGGGTCTGGTAGGTGGTCTGATGGTGGAGAAACCGATGTGCGATAACATTACCAATAAGGTAATCGGTTTCAACGCTGCCTGGAAGCCTGATCGCCCGTTTCCGTTGGACATGGCGGGCTTTGCCATTAATCTGCGGCTTCTCTTGGAGAACAAGGATGCCCTCTTCTCGTACGACGTGGAAGGCGGTTACCAGGAAAGCGAAATACTTAAACACATTGTTACCAGGAATGAGCTGGAACCGTTGGCAGATTGTTGCACGAag GTATACGTGTGGCACACGAGAACCGAACCGCCTCAATTAAACGTGGAGCAATTATTGATAAAAAAGGGGAAACGATCGAACGTAGGCATCGAAGTGTGA
- the GlcAT-I gene encoding glucuronyltransferase I isoform X5: MIIEQRDTYGLTYNIIKRLEGHGVLSGNKQEPFDRPTIYAITPTFARPVQKAELTRLSQTFLHIPNFHWILVEDAERKTKLVTRFLENSGLIYTHLAAPTPPNYKLGRNDPNWKKPRGVEQRNAALRWLRENLKSTDKGIVYFADDDNTYSIKLFHEMEKIQKVGVWPVGLVGGLMVEKPMCDNITNKVIGFNAAWKPDRPFPLDMAGFAINLRLLLENKDALFSYDVEGGYQESEILKHIVTRNELEPLADCCTKVYVWHTRTEPPQLNVEQLLIKKGKRSNVGIEV, translated from the exons ATGATCATCGAGCAACGAGACACATACGGGCTAACGTACAATATAATCAAGAGGCTGGAAGGGCACGGGGTGTTGAGTGGGAACAAACAGGAACCATTCGATAGGCCTACAATTTACGCCATCACTCCAACGTTCGCACGCCCCGTGCAAAAAGCCGAATTAACCCGATTGTCACAAACGTTCCTACACATACCGAATTTCCATTGGATCCTGGTGGAAGATGCGGAAAGGAAAACGAAGCTAGTTACCAGGTTCTTAGAGAATAGCGGTCTAATCTATACCCATCTGGCAGCTCCGACACCGCCTAATTATAAGCTGGGTCGAAACGATCCGAATTGGAAGAAGCCGCGCGGCGTTGAACAAAGAAATGCGGCGTTACGCTGGCTTCGGGAGAATCTGAAATCAACCGACAAAGGGATCGTATATTTCGCTGACGATGACAATACGTATTCCATCAAACTGTTCCACGAG ATGGAGAAGATACAGAAGGTCGGCGTGTGGCCGGTGGGTCTGGTAGGTGGTCTGATGGTGGAGAAACCGATGTGCGATAACATTACCAATAAGGTAATCGGTTTCAACGCTGCCTGGAAGCCTGATCGCCCGTTTCCGTTGGACATGGCGGGCTTTGCCATTAATCTGCGGCTTCTCTTGGAGAACAAGGATGCCCTCTTCTCGTACGACGTGGAAGGCGGTTACCAGGAAAGCGAAATACTTAAACACATTGTTACCAGGAATGAGCTGGAACCGTTGGCAGATTGTTGCACGAag GTATACGTGTGGCACACGAGAACCGAACCGCCTCAATTAAACGTGGAGCAATTATTGATAAAAAAGGGGAAACGATCGAACGTAGGCATCGAAGTGTGA
- the GlcAT-I gene encoding glucuronyltransferase I isoform X3 has protein sequence MTENYKEHHKWQELRDKVESMIIEQRDTYGLTYNIIKRLEGHGVLSGNKQEPFDRPTIYAITPTFARPVQKAELTRLSQTFLHIPNFHWILVEDAERKTKLVTRFLENSGLIYTHLAAPTPPNYKLGRNDPNWKKPRGVEQRNAALRWLRENLKSTDKGIVYFADDDNTYSIKLFHEMEKIQKVGVWPVGLVGGLMVEKPMCDNITNKVIGFNAAWKPDRPFPLDMAGFAINLRLLLENKDALFSYDVEGGYQESEILKHIVTRNELEPLADCCTKVYVWHTRTEPPQLNVEQLLIKKGKRSNVGIEV, from the exons ATGACAGAAA ATTATAAGGAGCATCACAAATGGCAAGAGCTGAGAGACAAAGTGGAGTCGATGATCATCGAGCAACGAGACACATACGGGCTAACGTACAATATAATCAAGAGGCTGGAAGGGCACGGGGTGTTGAGTGGGAACAAACAGGAACCATTCGATAGGCCTACAATTTACGCCATCACTCCAACGTTCGCACGCCCCGTGCAAAAAGCCGAATTAACCCGATTGTCACAAACGTTCCTACACATACCGAATTTCCATTGGATCCTGGTGGAAGATGCGGAAAGGAAAACGAAGCTAGTTACCAGGTTCTTAGAGAATAGCGGTCTAATCTATACCCATCTGGCAGCTCCGACACCGCCTAATTATAAGCTGGGTCGAAACGATCCGAATTGGAAGAAGCCGCGCGGCGTTGAACAAAGAAATGCGGCGTTACGCTGGCTTCGGGAGAATCTGAAATCAACCGACAAAGGGATCGTATATTTCGCTGACGATGACAATACGTATTCCATCAAACTGTTCCACGAG ATGGAGAAGATACAGAAGGTCGGCGTGTGGCCGGTGGGTCTGGTAGGTGGTCTGATGGTGGAGAAACCGATGTGCGATAACATTACCAATAAGGTAATCGGTTTCAACGCTGCCTGGAAGCCTGATCGCCCGTTTCCGTTGGACATGGCGGGCTTTGCCATTAATCTGCGGCTTCTCTTGGAGAACAAGGATGCCCTCTTCTCGTACGACGTGGAAGGCGGTTACCAGGAAAGCGAAATACTTAAACACATTGTTACCAGGAATGAGCTGGAACCGTTGGCAGATTGTTGCACGAag GTATACGTGTGGCACACGAGAACCGAACCGCCTCAATTAAACGTGGAGCAATTATTGATAAAAAAGGGGAAACGATCGAACGTAGGCATCGAAGTGTGA